A single genomic interval of Trinickia acidisoli harbors:
- a CDS encoding HU family DNA-binding protein encodes MSTSAKKVAKKVAAAPAKKVAAKKVPAKTAAAKKVAVKASGAPSPIKDTFTKASLAAHLAERSAIEPKSVKAVLAALEDTILGTVHKKGAGEFTLSGLLKIVVQAVPAKKKRFGKDPFTGEERWFPAKPASVRIKARALKKLKDAASA; translated from the coding sequence ATGTCGACTTCCGCAAAGAAGGTTGCGAAAAAGGTTGCCGCCGCTCCGGCGAAAAAAGTGGCTGCCAAAAAAGTGCCCGCGAAGACTGCGGCGGCTAAGAAGGTCGCCGTGAAGGCGTCTGGCGCTCCGTCGCCGATCAAGGACACCTTCACGAAGGCCTCGCTGGCTGCCCACCTCGCGGAGCGCTCGGCTATCGAGCCGAAGTCCGTCAAGGCTGTGCTCGCCGCGCTCGAAGACACGATCCTCGGCACGGTTCACAAGAAGGGGGCGGGCGAATTCACGCTGTCCGGCCTGCTGAAGATCGTCGTGCAAGCCGTGCCGGCGAAGAAGAAGCGCTTCGGCAAGGACCCGTTCACGGGTGAAGAGCGCTGGTTCCCGGCCAAGCCGGCAAGCGTGCGCATCAAGGCACGCGCGCTGAAGAAGCTGAAGGACGCGGCGTCGGCCTAA
- a CDS encoding cytochrome-c peroxidase: MQPLDSALPNPPADRHPSAVRRRSLVRVVTLGIGIAAAGACAWALAYPEHTPPAVGEIVEQLTGANPHPVHLQRPPAAPLSAMAQLGKRIFFDPSLSASGKLSCASCHSPAHAYGPPNGLPVQFGGPSMTLQGDRPPPSLMYLYRQPNFSIGPDQSDVDTPANFAQEAVQASGVARAQKTAGVAPAAPAMVPQGGMFWDGRADTLQAQAFGPLLNPVEMANTSEDDAARKFEGSTYRTAFLQLFGPEIFKNRRLLLSEAMFAVARYQVEDPSFHPYTSKYDYWLEGRARLTHAELHGLQLFNDPKKANCAGCHLSKPSHDGLPPMFTDYQYEALGVPRNKVLAVNHNAGYYDMGICGPYRTDLSAQTQYCGMFLTPTLRNAATRQVFFHNGVYHSLDQVMKFYNLRDIEPGKIYPRDAQGRVEQYDDLPAKYHANIDKADAPFDRNPGDTPSMTDADIKDIIAFLHTLTDGYQPDAGSH; the protein is encoded by the coding sequence ATGCAGCCGCTCGATTCCGCTTTGCCGAACCCGCCCGCCGACCGCCACCCCTCTGCTGTGCGCCGTCGTTCACTCGTCCGCGTTGTCACGCTCGGCATCGGCATCGCCGCAGCCGGTGCCTGCGCATGGGCGCTCGCCTATCCCGAGCACACGCCGCCCGCCGTCGGTGAAATCGTGGAGCAATTGACGGGGGCCAATCCGCACCCCGTTCATCTCCAGCGTCCGCCCGCCGCGCCGCTCAGCGCGATGGCACAGCTCGGCAAACGCATCTTTTTCGACCCGAGCCTGTCGGCTTCGGGCAAGCTTTCGTGCGCGTCGTGCCACAGCCCTGCGCATGCCTACGGGCCGCCCAACGGATTGCCCGTTCAGTTCGGCGGCCCCTCGATGACGCTGCAAGGTGACCGGCCGCCGCCTTCGCTGATGTATCTGTATCGTCAGCCGAATTTCAGCATCGGACCGGATCAGAGCGACGTCGATACGCCCGCGAACTTCGCGCAAGAAGCGGTGCAGGCATCGGGGGTCGCGCGCGCGCAAAAAACAGCCGGCGTCGCACCCGCCGCGCCCGCGATGGTGCCGCAAGGCGGCATGTTCTGGGACGGCCGCGCCGACACGCTGCAAGCGCAAGCGTTCGGACCGCTGCTCAATCCCGTCGAAATGGCGAACACGAGCGAAGACGACGCTGCGCGCAAATTCGAAGGCAGTACGTATCGCACGGCATTCCTGCAGCTCTTCGGGCCGGAGATTTTCAAGAATCGGCGCCTGCTGTTGTCGGAAGCAATGTTCGCCGTCGCGCGTTACCAGGTGGAAGACCCTTCGTTTCACCCGTATACGAGCAAATACGATTACTGGCTCGAGGGCCGTGCACGTTTGACGCACGCCGAGCTACACGGCCTGCAACTCTTCAACGATCCGAAAAAAGCCAACTGTGCGGGCTGTCACTTGTCGAAGCCGTCGCACGACGGCCTGCCGCCGATGTTTACCGATTACCAATACGAGGCGCTCGGCGTGCCGCGCAACAAGGTGCTCGCCGTCAATCACAATGCCGGCTACTACGATATGGGCATATGCGGCCCCTACCGTACGGACCTGAGTGCGCAAACACAATACTGCGGCATGTTCCTCACGCCCACACTGCGCAATGCGGCCACCCGTCAGGTGTTTTTTCACAACGGCGTCTATCACTCGCTCGATCAGGTGATGAAGTTCTATAACCTGCGCGACATCGAGCCGGGCAAGATCTACCCGCGCGATGCGCAAGGACGTGTCGAGCAATACGATGATTTGCCGGCAAAATACCACGCCAACATCGACAAGGCAGATGCGCCTTTCGATCGCAACCCAGGCGACACGCCCTCGATGACGGACGCCGACATCAAGGACATCATCGCGTTCCTGCATACGCTGACCGACGGATATCAGCCGGACGCGGGTTCGCATTGA
- a CDS encoding phospholipase C: MLGRKLVPIAVAVASLAVLAACGSSSAPMISPATVQNFTATATPIKHLVVIYGENVSFDHYFATYPSATNPSGEPAFTAAAGTPTVNGLSGTLLTANPNSTNAANGAGETNPFRLDRTQAATADQNHSYTPEQQAYDNGLMDLFPKYTGNGTSGGAGAFGTTGQVMGYFDGNTVTALWNYAQNFAMSDNAYTDTYGPSTPGALEVVSGQTNGMQIVKSSKSSYYVADGQGGLTMINDVDPGYDTCSSTTDQAMMTGKNIGDLLNAQNVTWGGFMGGFNLSTTNANNTTGCSRSTMSTVVGAATADYVPHHNWFQYFKSTSNPNHLRPTSTASIGYTDVPNSTTVDPANHQYDTDDFFAAVSAGNFPSVNFLKAPAYEDGHAGYSDPLDEQAFVTKVVNFLEQQPDWKDTAVIVAWDDSDGWYDHQYLTPKSASFSSADELNGSGICGTGTQQNGVNGKPVNGRCGPGTRTPFLVISPYAKQNYVDNTQISQASVVRFIEDNWLGGQRLGDGAFDATTGSIMNMFNFSAAPHTTPVYLDPTLGTQVSTPPQT, encoded by the coding sequence ATGCTTGGCCGTAAGCTCGTCCCCATCGCAGTTGCCGTTGCATCGCTGGCGGTGCTCGCCGCGTGCGGCAGCAGCTCCGCCCCGATGATCTCGCCCGCGACCGTCCAAAACTTCACCGCGACCGCGACGCCGATCAAACACCTCGTGGTGATTTACGGCGAGAACGTTTCGTTCGATCACTACTTTGCGACGTATCCGAGCGCAACGAACCCCTCCGGCGAGCCGGCGTTTACGGCGGCCGCGGGCACGCCGACGGTCAACGGCTTGAGCGGCACGCTGCTGACGGCCAACCCGAACTCGACGAACGCGGCGAACGGTGCCGGCGAGACCAACCCGTTCCGCCTCGATCGCACGCAAGCGGCGACGGCCGACCAGAACCACTCCTATACGCCCGAACAACAAGCCTACGACAACGGCCTCATGGACCTTTTCCCGAAGTACACGGGTAACGGCACGAGCGGCGGCGCAGGCGCATTCGGCACGACCGGCCAGGTCATGGGCTACTTCGACGGCAATACCGTCACCGCACTGTGGAACTACGCGCAAAACTTCGCGATGAGCGATAACGCGTACACCGACACGTACGGCCCGTCCACGCCCGGCGCGCTCGAGGTGGTCTCCGGCCAGACGAACGGCATGCAGATCGTGAAGTCGTCGAAGAGCTCGTATTACGTGGCGGACGGCCAAGGCGGTTTGACGATGATCAATGACGTCGACCCCGGCTACGACACCTGCTCGAGCACGACCGACCAGGCCATGATGACGGGCAAGAACATCGGCGATCTGCTCAACGCGCAGAACGTCACGTGGGGCGGCTTCATGGGCGGTTTCAATCTGTCGACGACGAACGCCAACAACACCACGGGCTGCAGCCGCAGCACGATGTCGACCGTCGTGGGCGCCGCCACGGCCGACTACGTTCCGCATCACAACTGGTTCCAATACTTCAAGTCGACGTCGAACCCGAACCATCTGCGTCCGACGTCCACGGCCTCGATCGGCTATACGGACGTGCCCAACAGCACGACCGTCGATCCGGCCAACCATCAATACGACACGGACGATTTCTTCGCCGCTGTCAGCGCCGGCAACTTCCCCTCGGTCAACTTCCTGAAGGCCCCCGCCTATGAGGACGGCCACGCAGGCTACTCGGATCCGCTCGACGAGCAAGCGTTCGTGACGAAGGTCGTGAACTTCCTCGAGCAACAGCCGGACTGGAAGGACACGGCCGTGATCGTCGCATGGGATGACTCCGACGGCTGGTACGACCATCAGTACTTGACGCCGAAATCGGCCTCGTTCTCGAGCGCGGACGAACTGAACGGCAGCGGTATTTGCGGCACGGGTACGCAACAGAACGGCGTGAACGGCAAGCCGGTCAACGGCCGCTGCGGCCCCGGCACGCGCACCCCGTTCCTCGTGATCTCGCCGTATGCGAAGCAAAACTACGTCGACAATACGCAGATCTCGCAAGCCTCGGTCGTCCGCTTCATCGAAGACAACTGGCTCGGCGGCCAACGCCTCGGCGACGGTGCGTTCGACGCCACGACGGGCAGCATCATGAACATGTTCAACTTCTCGGCCGCGCCGCACACGACGCCTGTGTACCTCGATCCGACGTTGGGCACGCAAGTGAGCACGCCGCCGCAAACCTGA
- a CDS encoding porin, with product MKKIALSTLSLALLGVAGAAHAQSSVTLYGVIDDSLTYVHNAAGDKSQWSLGNNSGGDLAGTRWGIKGQEDLGGGLAAIFQLENGFDPSNGSLQQNGREFGRQAFVGLTSQTYGTLTLGRQYDPVVDLVQGITADNYFGSSFATPGDVDNYDNSSRTDNAIKYLSPNYAGFQIEGMYALGGVAGSTESGQTWSIAAAYNNGPLGLAAGYFHADNSNTLTNGVRTTWGGTSGGTFDSNINEGYISAKSIGIARLAAQYAVGPFTMGASYSNAQYKPDGFSTFGSTEKYNVGNGFFNYQATPALLLGLGYTYTKSSGDTSATYHQASLGADYSLSKRTDVYLVGAYQHASGNTSNGTGGAVAATASIGSYSYNGTNSQELVALGLRHKF from the coding sequence ATGAAAAAAATCGCTTTGTCAACCCTCTCGCTCGCATTGCTCGGCGTCGCCGGTGCGGCACATGCGCAAAGCAGCGTGACGCTTTATGGCGTGATCGACGATTCGCTCACTTACGTGCATAACGCCGCGGGCGACAAGAGCCAGTGGTCGCTCGGCAATAACAGCGGCGGCGATCTTGCCGGGACGCGCTGGGGCATCAAGGGTCAAGAAGATCTCGGCGGCGGCTTGGCCGCGATCTTCCAATTGGAAAACGGCTTCGATCCGTCGAACGGCTCGCTGCAACAAAACGGCCGCGAATTCGGCCGTCAAGCGTTCGTCGGTCTGACCAGCCAAACCTACGGTACGTTGACGCTGGGCCGCCAATACGACCCCGTGGTCGACTTGGTTCAAGGGATCACGGCCGACAACTACTTCGGCAGCTCGTTCGCCACGCCGGGCGACGTCGACAATTACGACAACAGCTCGCGTACGGATAACGCGATCAAGTACCTGTCGCCGAACTATGCCGGCTTCCAAATCGAAGGCATGTATGCGTTGGGCGGCGTTGCGGGTTCGACCGAAAGCGGCCAAACGTGGTCGATCGCGGCCGCGTACAACAACGGCCCGCTGGGCTTGGCTGCCGGTTACTTCCACGCCGACAACAGCAACACGCTGACGAACGGCGTCCGCACGACATGGGGCGGCACGTCGGGCGGCACGTTCGATAGCAACATCAACGAGGGCTACATCTCGGCGAAGTCGATCGGCATCGCACGCCTCGCTGCGCAATACGCGGTCGGCCCGTTCACGATGGGCGCGAGCTACAGCAACGCGCAGTACAAACCGGACGGCTTCTCGACGTTCGGTTCGACCGAGAAGTACAACGTCGGCAACGGCTTCTTCAACTATCAGGCCACGCCGGCGCTGCTGCTGGGCCTCGGCTATACCTACACGAAGTCGAGCGGCGACACGTCGGCCACCTATCACCAAGCTTCGCTCGGTGCCGATTACTCGCTATCGAAGCGCACGGACGTGTACCTCGTCGGCGCGTATCAGCACGCCAGCGGCAACACGAGCAACGGTACCGGCGGCGCGGTTGCCGCCACGGCATCGATCGGTTCCTACAGCTACAACGGCACGAACTCGCAAGAGCTCGTCGCACTGGGCCTGCGCCACAAGTTCTGA
- a CDS encoding YihY/virulence factor BrkB family protein, translating into MASFLLRDLPRAARREGACAVDAVQHFSSDRCTTMAAGIAFYSAFSLAPMLVMVIAVAGWFFGTEAIRGQIFQDAHLLIGDEAAAAVQTIVANARSHSGTGGTAAFVSVIALALGASATFASLNTALSIVWPCDASERVSSVIALVKVRLISFGLVLGVAFLAIVSLVLDTVVTFIGEWLLGGTPFIVFGDILQLALGLIVLAFAFAGLLKFLPDARVAWHDALTGGIVAALLFTAGKKLFALYLAHAGLANAFGAAGSLAALLMWLYFSAAVLLLGAEYAAARGRRRRHVGLSNEINKPDH; encoded by the coding sequence ATGGCTTCGTTCTTGCTGCGTGACTTGCCGCGCGCCGCGCGCCGGGAGGGCGCTTGCGCGGTCGATGCCGTGCAGCATTTCAGCAGCGACCGCTGCACCACGATGGCAGCCGGCATCGCCTTCTACTCCGCGTTTTCGCTGGCGCCGATGCTCGTCATGGTCATCGCCGTCGCCGGCTGGTTCTTTGGTACCGAGGCGATACGCGGGCAAATCTTTCAAGACGCGCACCTGTTGATCGGCGACGAGGCTGCGGCTGCCGTGCAAACGATCGTCGCGAATGCGCGCTCGCACAGCGGCACCGGCGGCACGGCCGCCTTCGTGTCGGTCATCGCACTGGCGCTGGGTGCCTCGGCAACGTTCGCTTCGCTCAATACGGCACTGTCCATCGTTTGGCCGTGCGATGCATCGGAGCGCGTATCCAGCGTAATCGCCTTGGTCAAGGTCAGGCTCATTTCGTTTGGTCTCGTGCTCGGCGTCGCCTTTCTCGCGATCGTCTCGCTCGTGCTCGACACGGTCGTGACGTTCATCGGCGAGTGGCTCCTGGGCGGCACGCCTTTCATCGTCTTCGGCGACATCTTGCAGCTCGCGCTCGGCTTGATCGTGCTCGCCTTCGCGTTCGCGGGGCTGCTCAAGTTTCTGCCCGACGCGCGCGTTGCTTGGCACGACGCACTCACGGGCGGCATTGTCGCCGCATTGTTATTCACGGCCGGCAAAAAGCTCTTTGCGCTTTATCTCGCGCATGCGGGACTTGCCAATGCATTCGGCGCCGCCGGTTCGCTCGCGGCATTATTGATGTGGCTGTACTTCTCGGCCGCGGTGTTATTGCTCGGTGCGGAATACGCGGCCGCCCGCGGACGACGTCGCAGGCACGTCGGCTTATCTAATGAAATTAATAAACCTGATCATTAG
- a CDS encoding LysR family transcriptional regulator, with translation MDLKLLRAFLTVAELRHFGRAADALHTSQPALSKQIGALETSLGARLFERGRHGAELTTFGADFLPDAAALIRDADDMLLRAKEASGGKRGRLRVGLCLSVLTIAPRWIAEFRGLHPNVNVTLVDLSSAEQTRRLLAGTLDVGFMRMQKSEALAGLPIVEESLALAIPQSARIKRLPTDLNVLNDIGFVTLTRARQAGTADQVDRWCAQRGFVPRIVQEVQDVQSVLATVAAGVGVAFVPSRMRFLLRDATVLALPGAHARWRVGLVWQAGRDDVVTQRFVAFARAALKRERAA, from the coding sequence ATGGATCTCAAACTACTGCGAGCCTTCCTGACGGTGGCCGAACTCAGGCATTTCGGCCGCGCCGCCGATGCATTGCATACGAGCCAACCGGCACTGAGCAAGCAAATCGGCGCGCTCGAGACGAGCCTGGGGGCACGACTATTCGAACGCGGGCGGCACGGCGCTGAGCTGACGACGTTCGGCGCGGATTTCCTGCCCGACGCCGCCGCGCTCATTCGCGATGCCGACGACATGCTGCTGCGCGCGAAGGAAGCCAGCGGCGGCAAGCGCGGCCGCCTGCGCGTGGGTTTGTGTTTGTCGGTCCTCACGATTGCGCCGCGTTGGATTGCCGAGTTCCGTGGCCTACATCCGAACGTCAACGTGACGCTCGTCGATCTGTCATCGGCCGAGCAAACGCGCAGGCTGCTCGCGGGTACGCTCGACGTCGGCTTTATGCGGATGCAGAAAAGCGAGGCGCTCGCGGGGCTTCCCATCGTCGAGGAATCGCTCGCGCTGGCCATTCCGCAATCAGCGCGGATCAAGCGGCTGCCAACCGATCTCAATGTCTTGAACGACATCGGCTTCGTCACCTTGACCCGCGCGCGGCAAGCGGGAACCGCCGACCAGGTCGACCGCTGGTGCGCGCAACGTGGATTCGTGCCGCGCATCGTTCAGGAAGTGCAGGACGTGCAATCGGTACTGGCAACGGTCGCGGCGGGAGTGGGCGTTGCATTCGTGCCGTCGCGCATGCGGTTTCTGCTGCGCGATGCCACGGTACTAGCGCTACCTGGCGCGCATGCGCGTTGGCGCGTCGGGCTCGTTTGGCAGGCCGGCCGCGACGACGTCGTCACGCAACGCTTCGTCGCGTTCGCCCGCGCGGCGCTCAAGCGCGAACGCGCGGCGTAA
- a CDS encoding nitrilase-related carbon-nitrogen hydrolase, producing MSRIIVPPLRVAALPFASFCASADGRSNGLQYGVIAERLADAARDGVGLAVFPEMSLCGVASMERLRRSELEALSEPADGLSIGAVAQAAEVTGVAAGVGWLERARDGALYNSYVVCMPDGTRHVHRKVYTMGSAHLRSGECFDVFDTPWGITMSILIGADNYLPENARVAALKGATLLVAPHRSGLGTGVGAGASPCPDWFAHALPARAGENGMFVVLSDAQAEPKGQWGPGVALIADPGGAVIAESKAPHCPVATAVIDPKLARQSIARHWLAARRPELYASLIAPESEVRGDARPWAVPQREASARGSVAVSFAIVRRRRPLR from the coding sequence ATGTCGAGAATTATCGTTCCCCCGCTGCGGGTTGCAGCGTTGCCGTTCGCTTCGTTTTGCGCGAGTGCGGATGGGCGATCAAATGGGCTGCAATACGGCGTGATTGCCGAGCGGCTCGCCGATGCTGCGCGCGATGGCGTGGGCCTGGCCGTGTTTCCGGAAATGAGCCTTTGCGGCGTCGCGAGCATGGAACGGTTGCGGCGCTCGGAACTCGAAGCGCTGTCGGAGCCGGCCGATGGCCTGTCGATCGGGGCCGTCGCGCAAGCCGCGGAGGTAACGGGGGTAGCGGCCGGCGTAGGCTGGCTCGAGCGCGCGCGCGACGGTGCGCTCTACAACAGCTACGTCGTGTGTATGCCGGACGGCACGAGACATGTCCATCGCAAGGTCTATACGATGGGGAGCGCTCATCTGCGCAGCGGCGAGTGCTTCGACGTGTTCGACACGCCGTGGGGGATCACGATGAGCATCTTGATCGGCGCGGACAACTACCTGCCTGAGAATGCGCGCGTGGCTGCGCTGAAGGGCGCGACGTTGCTCGTCGCGCCGCACCGTAGCGGCCTTGGCACGGGCGTTGGCGCTGGCGCTTCGCCATGTCCCGATTGGTTCGCGCATGCGTTGCCCGCGCGTGCAGGCGAGAACGGAATGTTCGTAGTCCTAAGCGATGCGCAGGCCGAACCGAAAGGGCAGTGGGGGCCGGGCGTCGCACTGATTGCCGATCCTGGCGGCGCCGTCATTGCCGAAAGCAAGGCACCGCATTGCCCCGTTGCGACGGCGGTGATCGATCCCAAGCTGGCGCGGCAAAGCATTGCCCGTCACTGGCTGGCCGCGCGCCGGCCGGAACTCTACGCCTCGTTGATCGCGCCGGAATCCGAGGTGCGCGGTGACGCGCGACCTTGGGCTGTGCCTCAACGAGAGGCGAGTGCGCGCGGATCGGTGGCAGTGAGCTTTGCGATCGTGAGAAGAAGGCGTCCGTTGCGGTAG